One Glycine max cultivar Williams 82 chromosome 8, Glycine_max_v4.0, whole genome shotgun sequence genomic window, agtataattatttattaataaaaatcaatctaTTAATATagacattaaaaatttatatttataaataatatatcatattaataattatttttattatataaaaaaaatattttctatccGTAATCAAGAACTCATATCTCAAAGCTAAATTGGTGTTAGagacaagtaaaaaaataataatgaaaagaatgaaagagaaggaagaaagctgCTACTAAACAGCTAGTTCAGCTCAATATCTATTAAGCATATTCCTACAATATTCACCACACACACCACTAATCGATTAAACGTATTAAAGGAAGTATTTTTGTGATTTGACAATTTTAAGGagcagctatatatatatatatatatgtttgactaGTGTCAAAGAGGAATATTAGAGCTTCATAtccatttctttttctaaattcatatttatttgaaagagTAGAATATTACAGCAGCTGAATATGGTCCTCAGGAATAATTCATACTATACATTTCTTAAGTTCTCACGATTGTCAAGGGAAAAGAAATCAACAATATAGCCTACACGTAAAAGATGCAACAGTAAGGAAGACAAATTTACGCCGGTAAAAAGTGTGGAAATAATAATTAGTGCGTTTGGTATAGCATCTTTATGCCATGTTAACGCATAAGTTAGTATGGTTAAGTATATTGAATGTACATTTTTTACTAACAACATATAGTGAGTGTCTTTGCATATTACCAAAATCGTGACGGATAATTCGTAAATTTTCTGAAGCAATTTACGATCGAGTAGCTAGCTTTAAAGACACTGTggtattaaaatcaaatttgattcattgcaccaccATTCATAGCATATCATTATATCTAACAGGTATTAAGGAATGTCATGGATGAActcaaataaagaagaagagataTCTTGTGAATGAAACTATTATAATAGAGAGAATATCTGATAATAGAAAAAATGGATTAGAATTGTGTTTATTATTGATTGATGATTGTTGGTGTAGTCTTACACCATAATCAATTGGAGTAGAGACAGGTTTGCTTCCTAACATGCCTGCATCATGCAATATATAAAGaacatattttctttaataaatattGATCCCTTATTTATTGTGAGCCACTTCAAATCCAAGAAAAATTTTCAAGTCATCAAAGTCTTTGATTCTAAAAACTTCATCCAGAAGCTCAGTGATGAATTTAATCTCTAGAAGATCATTGCCTAACAAGacaatatcatctacataaacCAGTAAAGCAGTAGAAGACTGAAGATGTTGTTTAAGAAACAAAGAATGATCAGAGGAATATTGTCTATAACCATGTGAGGTGAGGAAAGTGGACAATCGAACATACCACAATCTACTGGCTTGTTTAAGGCCATACAAAGATCTATGTAATATGCAAACTTGATTAAATTTGGTTGAGTGCATAATAGGAGGCAAATTCATGTAAACCTCCTCATTAAGGTTTCCATGCAAAAAGACATTATTCACATCTAATTGCTTTAAATGACAGTTGTTAACAACAACTAAAGCAAGTAATAATCTCACATTAGTTATCTTAGCCACTGGGGAAAAAGTATCAAGGTAGTCTTGACCTTCAATATGAGTATACCTCTTTGCTACTAACATAGCCTTATATCTTTCTAGTAACCCATTAGCCTTGTATTTAACTTTATAAACCCATTTGCATCCAATAGAAAATTTGTTAGGAGGGAGGTCAGTCAAAATCCAAGTACGATTATCCTTTAAAGCCTTAATTTCAGCATTCATTGCTTTGATCCATTTGTCTGATTGGGAAGCTTCTTTAAATGACTTAGGTTCTGTCTTAGAGGATGTAGCCATGATAAAACTATGGTATGTACGAGACACTTTTGTAAGATAAAACAGAGACTAAAGGATAACGAGTACTTGAGGATTGACCAGTAACAAGTGATGTGAATGTAGTGTGAAAGTCTTGAAACTTCTTTGGTATAGTTCTTTCCATGTCAGATCTTCTAGGAGCAATAATAATTGGTGAATTTGATGGATCAGAAGAAGTGTTTGAGGAGCCCAATTGTGAATGATCAACAAAAATGTTAGGTGACTGAGAATTATCAGGGATAGTAAAGTgtgaagatgatgaagaaaaaTCCAAATCCTTACCATGATCATAAATGGTAGGATAGGAATGCACAAGGAATGTGGGAAAATATTGAAAGGCACTAAGAGAGGCATAAGGGAAGCAATTTTCATAGAAAATGACATGTCTAGATACCTTTGTGGCTCTAGTGGAAAGATCAAAGGTAATGTACCCTTTAGTGTGAGGCTTGAAGCCTAAGAAAACAGAAGCAAAAGCTCTAAGATCAAGCTTTTTCCTGTTATTAGTGAGAATGCTAGTGTAGCACAAGCAACCAAAGACTTTTAAGGAAGAAATGTCATATACAGTGccatataatttttcaaaaggaGACATATTATTATAAATGGAGTTGGTAAACAATTGATAAGTAAAACAACATGTTGTAAAGcaaaagaccaaaaaattgGTGGTAACTTGGACTAAAAAAAAAGTGCTTGAGTAACATTTAAATGCTGATGTTTTTTCTCTACTATTCCATTTTGCTGTGGAGTTTCAACACGGGAAGTCTGGTGTATTATACTGACATTGTGATAAAATTGTTTCATGGTAAACTCAACACCATTATCTGATCGAATAGCTTTCACTTTTGTATTAAATTGCCTCTCAACATACGAAATAAAGGCTTGTTAGTGAGTTTGAGTCTTAGCTTTAAAAGTCATtataaaaatccaaacaaatatAGTGTGATTATCCACAATGGTAAGAAAATACTTGTGTCCATTCAAAGTAGTTGTGGCACAAGGCCCCAAATATCTACATGTATCAAAGCGAAAGGACTAGAAGCATAAGAGTCACTATTGGGAAATGAAAGTTTTCTCTGTTTTGCTATATGGCAAGTGTCACAAACAAAAGTTTTACCACAAATCAACAAGTTTGTTTTAACAATTGCAGCATATCATATGAAGGATGACCTAAACGAAAATGTCAAACAtcaatgatttctttattaacACAGActtaacaaaaatgaaattgttGCTAGCCTTGGGAAATGAATTGGCAGCAAGTACTCTAAGCTTGTATAGACCTTCCACTACATCAATTGTACCTATCTAGCTACTTATATCCTGAATCAAACATGAATTAGAAAAGAAAGTTAACTTGATATAGAgattaaattgaaattgaaagatGGCAAGTATAACACATCTACTAAGtgtaaaaattcaataaatttgacTGTTCCAGAGTGTATGGCTATGACTTGTTGACTAGCAGGCAGGCGAACTACTATGGAATTTATTTCTCTATATGTAGAATAACAAGTCAATGAGGATGCAATATGATCTGTAGCACCAGAATCCAAAATCCATGTTGTAGCCTCAAGCTTGTGAGCATTACAAATAAGGGATAGTATATATTACCTATGCTTGATGTATGAGCAGAACTTGTACCAATCTAGTTAACTTGTGATCCACGAGAGCTATTATTGCTGGCAGCCAGTAAAGACGTAAGTGCTTGATACTGTTAATAAGTGATTTTAATATCTTGACCAATATCATTAGTCTATGAAgttgaaacatttttttcccttaattGTGTTATTAATTGAAGCTCCTTGAGGTTTATAGAATTTGTGACCAGGTGGATAGTCGTGCTTGTTATAGCACTCATCCACTGTATGATTAGTGATACCAAAATAGGTGCAAACTTTACCATTGTTATTTTTGCCTCCTATCCCCCTCTACCAAAACCTCCTCTACCTCCTCTATTGGAGAAGAAATTAGGTggaaaatcatttttcttataacATGTTTCTGTTGTGTGATTATCTCTACCGCATTAGCTGCAAGAATTAGATGATCCTGTATTAGTAGAAACATTAACCAAACTTAGATTGCCAAGTGCATTAGAACTTGCAAATTGACTTTCTTATTGTGCAGTATAAGAGAAAACTTTGTTAATCGATGGCAAGGGATCCATCATGAGTATGCTTGATTTAACATGATTGTACTAATCATTGAGACCACAAATAAACTCCATTATTCTATCTTGATCTTCCTTTTCTTTacttcaacaacaacatcacAACCACATTTAGAAGCACATGTACACACAGGATCGGGTCGATAACTCTCAAGCTCATCCCAAATTGTTCTTAGCTTtgtaaaataatcattaatattCATGTCTCCTTGTTTAATAGAATCTAATTTGTGTTGTAAATTAGAAATTCAAAGCAAATCACCTTGTGAGTATCGTGCTTTCAAATCGTTCCAGATATCAACAATGTTGTCCATCCATAAAATGCTTTGACAAatgaaagttgcaactgagtgtaTAAGCCATGAAACCACCATGTTATTCACTCTTTTCCAAGCTGCGTACAATCTATGATTCGAGGCTAGTTGAGGAAGGTAACCATCAACAAATTCTACTTTGTTCTTCACACTCAAGGCCGTGAGAGCTCATCTTCTCCAATAATTGTAATTTATTGGATCCAGAAGAGGCAAAACTAATGCGATTGCTGGATTTTCACTAGGTCATAGGTAGTAGGGACTATGAACACTGAGAgattcatcttgttcttcaCTCATCTTTAAGAATCAACAGAGTACTAAACGGATTGAACAAACAGACATGAAAAATATGAAGGATAGAGTAGCGCAGCAGAGCTCTTCAATTAAATGTCATGGATGAACTCAAATGAAAAAGGGATATCTTGTGAATGAAACTATTAGAATAAAGAGAATATCATTATAGAAAAAATGGATCAGAATTGTGTTTATTATTGATCGATGAGTATATAGTATTTTGcattacttaaatattttttataacagaaAATTAAGTACCTCTAACTAATTATAATAGACTTAATTAGTTAGGTAACTAACAACTAAGTCAAGATAAACCAGCAAGGTTAATAATATCAACCTACCCAAACAAAACTATTccgaagaaatttaaaaaaaaattgcagtgTGGAAGTCTTATGAAACAGTGACTCAGAGGAGACAAATCAAGAAGTGGAtaaaactgtaaaaaaaaaaaaaatcatgtccaAGCaaccatgataaaaaaatggaaataaggGTCATATCATCGGGCGCACCCACAGGTGATGCACAAACTCTTTTTCAAAATGCAATATAATGTAACTTTGAGTTGACAAGACCTCAACAAATAGAGCCTACGTAAAAGACACAACACACTCATGAGCTCATAAGCACCAATTTGTGCCCTTCTTATGTAGGTATATAAATATAGGTCTTAAACatcttcatttttaacttttacttTGACCTTTAAAGGCAACATTCTCCTCCATTTAATCGAGAAAATGTTCAATTATTtagtgttcttttttttttttaatcactacAAGCTGAAAACCTTGAAActtactaattaaaaactatagAAACACCTTATTATCATTAGCTTATTCTCAATGGTTTTTGTAGCATACGTACCCCATACAAGATGGACAAAATAAgccaattataatttattctttcaaaCTAAAGAGTTCTTGATTCAGAATCAAAAGAAACAAATCGATCTATATCAAGTGCAAAATAGAAACTGAATTTTTATTCACTGCTTTCACCATTTGCACGTAGAGAACATACATTTTTTAGGCATGATATGAAGGAAAATTGTCTCTAACGTTACTTTCTCTGCTATTTACATagggaataataataataatattaaaaagagcTAGCAAaacatttatcttttttctgcATGCTTTAACTTTGATCCTTGGCTATGGCTTCTAGGACTCTAGTGTGTGCTGCTGATCCACGATCGATATGATGAGCAAAGAAGAACGTTAAACACTATAATGGTTGTTGATGAGAATGATTCTAGTCATGCCAGCAGAGAAGCATGACTACACATCTTCTGATAATGTATAGTCTTCCTTTCTGCTCTTTGAGGTACCCTCCAAGCCTTCTGCATGAAACTTTCTTCTTTGAACCTCTCGTGGAGTCTTTGCTCATCTTTGTGTCTATGctccttcctttctttttgttaactTACACTTTGTAGTGTACAGAGACAGTGTGTGTGTTGAAATTAACTTGAAACCCCTTGAAGCAGTGTTACAAATGGGGCTCCAAAAGGGCTTCTTATAGAGCGAAATGTGTGGTCCATGGTTCCGAAAGAAAATGTCTATAGGCCCCCCAATTCAGATTCCATGCTCCcattctttctctctctgcACCAAAATTTATGTGGCATCAACCACCAAAATAAGTGGTCGGCCATTGAAT contains:
- the LOC100793631 gene encoding uncharacterized protein — translated: MSKDSTRGSKKKVSCRRLGGYLKEQKGRLYIIRRCVVMLLCWHD